In Sphaeramia orbicularis chromosome 12, fSphaOr1.1, whole genome shotgun sequence, the following proteins share a genomic window:
- the oaz1b gene encoding LOW QUALITY PROTEIN: ornithine decarboxylase antizyme 1b (The sequence of the model RefSeq protein was modified relative to this genomic sequence to represent the inferred CDS: deleted 1 base in 1 codon), which translates to MVKSNLQRILNSHCFAREKEGKKQPLTTMADLSSGICDMIGNLSLHCSSTRGPGPLWCSDAPLPPLKIPGGRGNGTRDHTPSARPLYSDRKLTVTEEQAGNGRPGILHFQSRPTVTKTIQWDAVLSSSALYVEIPLDPLPEGSKESFASLLEYAEEHLKVISVFVCFYKNRDDRAKLVRTFSFLGFEIVKPGHALVPPRPDVLFMAYNFDRDSSDEE; encoded by the exons ATGGTAAAATCCAACCTCCAGCGGATCCTAAACAGTCATTGTTTTGCTCGtgagaaagaaggaaaaaagcaGCCTCTTACTACCATGGCGGATCTCAGTAGTGGTATCTGTGATATGATTGGGAA CCTGTCCCTGCACTGTAGTAGTACCCGTGGCCCGGGGCCTCTGTGGTGCTCC GATGCCCCTCTCCCACCCCTGAAGATCCCAGGTGGGCGAGGGAATGGCACACGGGATCACACTCCTTCAGCTCGGCCGCTCTACTCA GATCGAAAGTTGACAGTAACAGAGGAACAAGCAGGGAACGGTCGCCCTGGAATCCTCCACTTCCAAAGCCGTCCCACTGTTACCAAAACTATACAGTGGGATGCTGTCCTGAGCAGCAGTGCACTCTACGTGGAGATACCTCTGGACCCTCTTCCCGAAGGCAGCAAGGAGAg TTTTGCGTCTCTCCTGGAGTATGCTGAAGAACATCTGAAGGTCATCAGTGTGTTCGTCTGCTTTTACAAGAACAGAGATGATCGTG CTAAACTCGTACGTACATTCAGTTTCCTGGGCTTTGAGATTGTGAAACCGGGCCATGCCCTTGTCCCACCTCGACCCGACGTTCTCTTCATGGCCTACAACTTCGACAGGGACTCCTCGGACGAGGAGTAG